The Skermanella pratensis genome has a window encoding:
- the purM gene encoding phosphoribosylformylglycinamidine cyclo-ligase encodes MSTTPNNTGDAYKDAGVDIDAGAALVDAIKPLAKATARVGADAGLGGFGALFDLKAAGYKDPILVASTDGVGTKLKIAIAAGKHDTIGIDLVAMSVNDLVVQGAEPLFFLDYFATGKLDVAAGRDIVAGIAEGCRQAGCALIGGETAEMPGMYAGKDYDLAGFAVGAAERGQILTGADVAAGDVVLGLASSGVHSNGYSLVRRIVEKAGLSYQDEAPFAPGTTVAEALLTPTRIYVKPVLAAVRAGTVKALAHITGGGLTDNIPRVLPEGLGVSLDASAWPLLPVFRWMADSAVIGDDDLARTFNCGIGMVVIAAADKADEAQRILAEAGETVYRIGEVQPAIGDVERVVIDGVDTAWHG; translated from the coding sequence ATCAGCACCACACCGAATAACACCGGCGACGCCTATAAGGATGCCGGTGTTGACATCGACGCCGGCGCTGCTCTCGTCGATGCGATCAAGCCGCTGGCGAAGGCGACTGCCCGGGTCGGAGCGGATGCGGGACTGGGCGGTTTCGGTGCCCTGTTCGATCTGAAGGCGGCCGGCTACAAGGACCCGATCCTGGTCGCCAGCACCGACGGCGTGGGCACCAAGCTGAAGATCGCCATCGCCGCCGGCAAGCACGACACGATCGGCATCGACCTCGTCGCCATGAGCGTCAACGACCTCGTGGTCCAGGGCGCCGAGCCGCTGTTCTTCCTCGATTACTTCGCGACCGGAAAGCTCGACGTCGCGGCCGGCCGGGACATCGTCGCCGGAATCGCCGAGGGCTGCCGGCAGGCCGGATGCGCCCTGATCGGCGGCGAGACGGCCGAGATGCCGGGCATGTACGCGGGCAAGGACTACGACCTCGCCGGTTTCGCCGTGGGGGCGGCCGAGCGCGGGCAGATCCTGACCGGCGCCGACGTGGCCGCCGGCGACGTGGTGCTCGGGCTGGCGTCGAGCGGCGTCCATTCCAACGGCTACTCGCTGGTGCGCCGGATCGTCGAGAAGGCCGGGCTGTCCTACCAGGACGAGGCGCCCTTCGCGCCGGGAACCACGGTCGCCGAAGCCCTGCTGACCCCGACCCGGATCTACGTCAAGCCGGTGCTGGCCGCCGTGCGGGCAGGCACCGTCAAGGCGCTGGCCCACATCACCGGCGGCGGCCTGACCGACAATATCCCGCGCGTGCTGCCCGAGGGACTGGGCGTTTCGCTCGACGCTTCGGCGTGGCCGCTGCTCCCGGTGTTCCGCTGGATGGCGGACTCGGCCGTCATCGGCGACGACGACCTGGCGCGCACCTTCAACTGCGGCATCGGCATGGTTGTCATCGCCGCGGCGGACAAGGCGGACGAGGCGCAGCGCATCCTGGCGGAGGCCGGCGAGACGGTCTATCGGATCGGCGAAGTGCAGCCCGCGATCGGCGATGTCGAGCGCGTGGTGATCGACGGAGTGGACACGGCGTGGCACGGCTGA
- the purN gene encoding phosphoribosylglycinamide formyltransferase, with translation MARLKVGVLISGRGSNLQALIDACADPGFPAEIVLVLSNKADAYGLERARAAGIPASVVSHRDFADKPSFEAAMDEALRSAGVDLVCLAGFMRLLTADFVERWRDRLINIHPSLLPSFKGLDTHARAIGAGVKFTGCTVHFVRPAMDEGPIIVQAVVPVLPDDDAHALGDRVLVAEHRCYPLALRLIAEGRARVEGERVVLSDSPPRLDGPVLNPPA, from the coding sequence GTGGCACGGCTGAAGGTCGGTGTCCTGATCTCGGGTCGGGGAAGCAACCTCCAGGCCCTGATCGACGCCTGCGCCGATCCCGGCTTCCCGGCGGAGATCGTGCTGGTGCTGTCCAACAAGGCCGACGCCTACGGGCTGGAGCGCGCCAGGGCGGCCGGCATTCCGGCATCCGTGGTCAGCCACCGGGACTTCGCCGACAAGCCGAGCTTCGAGGCGGCCATGGACGAGGCGCTGAGGTCGGCCGGGGTCGATCTCGTCTGTCTCGCCGGCTTCATGCGGCTTCTGACGGCCGACTTCGTCGAGCGGTGGCGCGACCGGCTGATCAACATCCATCCCTCGCTGCTGCCGTCCTTCAAGGGGCTCGACACCCACGCCCGCGCGATCGGGGCCGGCGTGAAGTTCACCGGCTGCACCGTGCATTTCGTCCGCCCCGCCATGGACGAGGGACCGATCATCGTGCAAGCCGTGGTGCCGGTCCTGCCCGACGACGATGCCCATGCCCTGGGTGACCGCGTGCTGGTCGCCGAACACCGGTGCTATCCCCTGGCCCTCCGCCTGATCGCGGAGGGCAGGGCCCGCGTCGAGGGGGAACGGGTCGTACTGTCCGACAGCCCGCCCCGGCTGGACGGGCCGGTCCTGAACCCTCCCGCATGA
- a CDS encoding lipid II:glycine glycyltransferase FemX has translation MTSPFNPFRIDWNDCTFSQWDALLARCKRPTLLQSWQYALALAKTEGWKADFGIIRFENKPVGLVQVQTKRWLPFLTTCRIYRGPLWIHDEIPGEMLKLVLRMIRDRYHLLRGRPLVFHPELIDSEAARKRLADTGFHRREEGYESVWLDLAAEPDALRAGLDRKWRNKLHQAERNGLSVEVDTAAVHFDWLMEHYLQDKMARNYRGPSPAFLRVLHSLSAETTPPVLLRAVHQGRPVAGVLLVRHGAAATYQVGWNGEEGRDLRAHHLLLWRSALWLKAQGHTGFDLGGINETTPGIARFKIGMGGQPFRLVGGYV, from the coding sequence ATGACTTCCCCGTTCAATCCCTTCCGCATCGACTGGAACGATTGCACCTTCTCCCAGTGGGATGCCCTGCTGGCCCGGTGCAAGCGTCCGACCCTGCTTCAGTCCTGGCAATATGCCCTGGCGCTGGCGAAGACCGAGGGATGGAAGGCCGATTTCGGCATCATCCGCTTCGAGAACAAGCCGGTCGGCCTCGTCCAGGTGCAGACCAAGCGCTGGCTGCCGTTCCTGACGACGTGCCGGATCTATCGCGGCCCGCTGTGGATCCATGACGAGATCCCGGGAGAGATGCTGAAGCTGGTCCTGCGCATGATCCGGGACCGCTACCATCTCTTGCGCGGCCGTCCCCTGGTCTTCCACCCCGAATTGATCGACAGCGAGGCCGCGCGCAAGCGCTTGGCGGATACCGGCTTCCACCGTCGGGAAGAGGGGTACGAGTCGGTCTGGCTCGACCTCGCTGCCGAACCCGATGCCCTGAGGGCCGGGCTGGACCGCAAATGGCGGAACAAGCTTCATCAGGCGGAGCGCAACGGGCTCTCCGTGGAAGTCGACACGGCGGCCGTTCACTTCGACTGGCTGATGGAACATTACCTGCAGGATAAGATGGCGCGGAACTACCGCGGGCCATCCCCGGCATTCCTGCGGGTCCTGCACAGTCTTTCGGCTGAAACGACGCCGCCGGTCCTGCTGCGGGCGGTTCACCAGGGCAGGCCGGTGGCCGGCGTGCTGCTGGTGCGGCATGGTGCCGCTGCCACCTATCAAGTGGGCTGGAACGGGGAGGAGGGGCGGGATCTGCGCGCCCATCACCTGCTGCTGTGGCGATCGGCTCTGTGGCTGAAGGCCCAGGGCCATACCGGCTTCGACCTCGGCGGCATCAACGAGACGACGCCGGGGATCGCGCGGTTCAAGATCGGCATGGGCGGCCAGCCGTTCCGCCTGGTCGGCGGGTACGTCTGA
- a CDS encoding DUF2066 domain-containing protein → MLHRRPLACLLQLVLGIVLLAFSTPARAQESSDIFTVKDVAVDVTADNAAAARDRAITEAQRKAFAELYGRLSPVPGARPPELSDLEVARLVQDFEVQRERSSAVRYLATLTVRFRPANVRTLLQDKGASYVEVRSRPVLVLPVYQSTGNPPVLWEDRSAWRAAWENFPPPQGMVPIVVPYGELTDIADVSAATALEGDTGGFNAIAERYGASDVLVAVLGVRGAEPDPSQPNTVRLTRYSPDGTKRGDTVTVPAAPGQTVDAYLAGGVAAVVRSLEEKWRQANTVAAGPEQTMQVAVPIARLDDWVQTKRRLSQVPTVTRADLMSLTRTAARVELTYRGSPDVLRTALSQQDLELTEALPLDQGAAQAGLPAVPGTVAAPVSVLGPAGQPIGVYQTGPVWQLRWVGSQASGPVGRTFR, encoded by the coding sequence ATGCTTCACCGCCGTCCGCTGGCATGCCTGCTCCAGCTAGTCCTCGGCATCGTCCTGCTGGCTTTTTCCACCCCGGCAAGGGCTCAGGAAAGCAGCGATATCTTCACCGTGAAGGATGTCGCGGTCGACGTCACGGCGGACAATGCCGCGGCGGCGCGCGACCGGGCGATCACCGAGGCCCAGCGCAAGGCGTTCGCCGAACTCTACGGCCGCCTGAGCCCGGTCCCGGGCGCCCGCCCGCCCGAACTGAGCGACCTGGAGGTAGCAAGGCTGGTGCAGGACTTCGAGGTGCAGCGGGAACGCAGTTCGGCCGTGCGCTATCTGGCGACGCTGACCGTACGCTTCCGCCCGGCGAACGTACGGACGCTGCTCCAGGACAAGGGCGCCAGCTATGTCGAGGTCCGCAGCCGGCCCGTGCTGGTGCTGCCGGTCTACCAGTCGACCGGCAATCCACCGGTGCTGTGGGAGGACCGCAGCGCTTGGCGCGCCGCCTGGGAGAACTTCCCGCCGCCGCAGGGCATGGTTCCGATCGTCGTGCCCTATGGCGAGCTGACCGACATCGCCGACGTCAGCGCCGCCACCGCGCTGGAAGGCGATACCGGCGGGTTCAACGCGATCGCCGAGCGTTACGGTGCCAGCGACGTGCTGGTGGCAGTGCTGGGCGTGCGCGGAGCGGAGCCCGATCCATCCCAGCCCAACACCGTCAGGCTGACCCGCTATTCGCCGGACGGGACGAAGCGCGGCGATACCGTCACCGTCCCAGCCGCTCCAGGCCAGACCGTGGACGCCTATCTGGCCGGCGGAGTCGCGGCCGTCGTCCGCTCGCTCGAGGAAAAGTGGCGGCAGGCCAATACCGTGGCCGCCGGGCCGGAGCAGACCATGCAGGTGGCCGTGCCGATCGCCCGCCTCGACGACTGGGTCCAGACCAAGCGGCGGCTTTCCCAGGTTCCGACCGTGACGCGCGCCGACCTGATGTCCCTGACCCGGACGGCGGCGAGGGTCGAACTGACATACCGGGGCTCCCCGGATGTGCTGAGGACAGCGCTCTCCCAGCAGGACCTGGAGCTGACCGAGGCGCTGCCGCTCGACCAGGGCGCCGCCCAGGCGGGCCTGCCCGCGGTTCCGGGAACGGTGGCGGCGCCCGTCTCCGTGCTGGGGCCGGCCGGGCAGCCGATCGGCGTCTACCAGACGGGGCCCGTCTGGCAGTTGCGCTGGGTCGGATCGCAGGCATCGGGACCAGTCGGCCGAACCTTCCGGTGA
- a CDS encoding ABC-F family ATP-binding cassette domain-containing protein, giving the protein MLHINELIFRFGGRVIFDHATVAIPKGHRVALVGRNGTGKTTLLRLIAGQMAPDGGAITMPAETRLGIVAQEAPSSDVSLIDTVLAADVERTALLAEAETARDPHRIAEIHTRLADIHAHSAPARAAQILSGLGFDAEAQTRPCRDFSGGWRMRVALAGVLFAQPELLLLDEPTNHLDLEATIWLENYLRNYPHTILLVSHDRELLNKVPTTTVHLDQGKLVSYAGGYDQFERTRRANLERLAANQTKQIAQRKHIQSYIDRFRYKASKARQAQSRIKMLERMEPIISIVEDHTVSFDFPSPEPLAPPLIQLEDVDVGYDGKPILRGLDLRIDLDDRIALLGANGNGKSTLVKLLANRLAPMKGDMRRSGKLKIGYFAQHQAEELDLGLSAVAQARLWMKDVVDEKVRAHLGRFGFPQQKADTQIAKLSGGEKARLLFALMTREAPHVLMLDEPTNHLDIDSREALIQAINGFEGAVILISHDPHLIELTADRLWLVDGGACRPYDGDLEDYRKLLLEKSRAERSDGNDRDAGPSKKDQRRAAAELRAALAPLKRKADDAEKLIAKLTRERQALETKLADPALYSGPADKVTKLQIDLGEVQKKLEAAEDTWMEALEALEAAESEAAGAA; this is encoded by the coding sequence ATGCTTCACATCAACGAACTGATTTTCCGCTTCGGCGGGCGTGTGATCTTCGACCACGCCACCGTCGCCATCCCCAAGGGCCATCGCGTCGCGCTGGTCGGCCGCAACGGCACGGGCAAGACGACCCTGCTGCGCCTGATCGCCGGCCAGATGGCTCCGGACGGCGGGGCCATCACCATGCCTGCGGAGACCCGCCTCGGCATCGTCGCCCAGGAGGCGCCGAGCAGCGACGTCAGCCTGATCGACACGGTTCTGGCTGCCGACGTGGAGCGCACGGCCCTGCTGGCGGAGGCGGAGACCGCCCGGGACCCCCATCGCATCGCCGAGATCCACACCAGGCTGGCCGACATCCACGCCCATTCGGCCCCGGCCCGGGCGGCCCAGATCCTGTCGGGCCTTGGCTTCGACGCGGAGGCGCAGACGCGGCCGTGCAGGGACTTTTCCGGCGGCTGGCGTATGCGCGTGGCGCTCGCCGGGGTGCTGTTCGCCCAGCCGGAACTGCTGCTGCTGGACGAGCCGACCAACCACCTGGACCTCGAGGCGACGATCTGGCTGGAGAACTACCTGCGGAACTATCCGCACACGATCCTGCTGGTCAGCCACGACCGTGAACTGCTGAACAAGGTTCCGACCACCACGGTCCATCTGGACCAGGGCAAGCTGGTTTCCTACGCCGGCGGCTACGACCAGTTCGAACGGACCCGGCGCGCGAACCTGGAGCGGCTGGCCGCCAACCAGACCAAGCAGATCGCCCAGCGCAAGCATATCCAGTCCTACATCGACCGGTTCCGCTACAAGGCGTCCAAGGCCCGGCAGGCCCAGAGCCGGATCAAGATGCTGGAGCGGATGGAACCGATCATCAGCATCGTCGAGGACCATACCGTCAGTTTCGACTTCCCGTCGCCCGAGCCCTTGGCGCCGCCGCTGATCCAACTCGAAGACGTCGATGTCGGCTACGACGGCAAGCCGATCCTGCGCGGGCTGGACCTCCGCATCGACCTGGACGACCGGATCGCGCTGCTGGGCGCCAACGGCAACGGCAAATCGACCCTGGTCAAGCTGCTGGCCAATCGGCTCGCCCCGATGAAGGGGGACATGCGGAGGTCCGGCAAGCTGAAGATCGGATATTTCGCCCAGCACCAGGCCGAAGAGCTGGATCTCGGCCTGAGCGCCGTCGCCCAGGCGCGGCTGTGGATGAAGGACGTGGTGGACGAGAAGGTCCGCGCCCATCTCGGCCGCTTCGGCTTTCCCCAGCAGAAGGCCGACACCCAGATCGCCAAGCTGTCCGGCGGAGAGAAGGCCCGCCTTCTGTTCGCCCTGATGACCCGCGAGGCGCCGCACGTCCTGATGCTCGACGAGCCGACCAACCACCTGGACATCGATAGCCGCGAGGCTTTGATCCAGGCGATCAACGGGTTCGAGGGCGCCGTGATCCTGATCAGCCACGACCCCCACCTGATCGAGCTGACCGCCGACCGGCTGTGGCTGGTCGACGGCGGCGCCTGCAGGCCCTATGACGGCGACCTGGAGGACTACCGCAAGCTCCTGCTGGAAAAGAGCCGGGCCGAGCGGTCCGACGGCAATGACCGGGACGCCGGACCCAGCAAGAAGGACCAGCGCCGCGCCGCCGCCGAACTGCGGGCGGCCCTGGCCCCGCTCAAGCGCAAGGCGGACGATGCCGAGAAGCTGATCGCCAAGCTGACCCGCGAGCGGCAGGCGCTGGAAACCAAGCTGGCCGATCCCGCCCTCTACAGCGGCCCTGCGGACAAGGTGACCAAGCTCCAGATCGAC
- the ndk gene encoding nucleoside-diphosphate kinase → MAVERTLSIIKPDATRRNLTGKINARFEEAGLRIVAQKRIRLTKEQAEKFYEVHAERSFFGELVDFMISGPVVVQVLEGENAVQRNRDIMGATNPANAAAGTIRKDFAESIEANSVHGSDSPENAASEIKFFFSKSEIVP, encoded by the coding sequence ATGGCCGTCGAACGGACCTTGTCCATCATCAAGCCGGACGCGACCCGCCGGAACCTTACGGGCAAGATCAATGCCCGCTTCGAGGAAGCCGGGCTGCGGATCGTCGCGCAGAAGCGCATCCGCCTGACCAAGGAACAGGCGGAAAAGTTCTACGAGGTCCATGCCGAGCGCTCGTTCTTCGGCGAGCTGGTCGACTTCATGATTTCCGGTCCTGTGGTGGTTCAGGTCCTGGAAGGCGAGAACGCCGTCCAGCGCAACCGCGACATCATGGGCGCGACCAACCCGGCGAACGCCGCCGCCGGCACCATCCGCAAGGATTTCGCCGAGTCGATCGAGGCTAACTCGGTCCATGGCTCGGACAGCCCAGAGAACGCCGCCAGCGAGATCAAGTTCTTCTTCAGCAAGAGCGAAATCGTTCCCTGA
- a CDS encoding CDP-alcohol phosphatidyltransferase family protein produces the protein MSIPNIITMGRLLSVPLAVWLILDGELFWAFWLFVAAGVSDAVDGFIARAFRARTMLGGYLDPLADKALLVSVYLALGHTGYLPLWLVILVVFRDILIVGGVLLLYTLKESFAMQPSFISKVNTTMQIALAALVLSTSGLGLTEPPVNLAWITPIMIWVVATTTIWSGLGYVVTGSRLLSRLGGTK, from the coding sequence ATGAGCATTCCCAACATCATCACCATGGGGCGCCTGCTGTCAGTGCCCCTGGCGGTGTGGCTCATCCTGGACGGCGAGCTGTTCTGGGCGTTCTGGCTGTTCGTCGCCGCCGGCGTGTCCGACGCGGTGGACGGGTTCATCGCGCGCGCCTTCCGGGCCCGCACCATGCTGGGCGGCTATCTGGACCCGCTGGCCGACAAGGCGCTGCTGGTCAGCGTCTATCTGGCGCTCGGCCACACCGGCTACCTTCCCCTTTGGCTTGTGATCCTGGTGGTGTTTCGCGATATCCTGATCGTCGGCGGCGTGCTGCTGCTCTACACGCTCAAGGAGTCGTTCGCGATGCAGCCGTCCTTCATCAGCAAGGTCAATACGACCATGCAGATCGCCCTGGCGGCTCTCGTCCTGTCCACATCGGGATTGGGATTGACCGAGCCGCCGGTGAACCTGGCCTGGATCACGCCGATCATGATCTGGGTCGTGGCCACGACCACAATCTGGTCGGGGCTGGGTTACGTGGTGACGGGAAGCCGGCTACTCAGCCGGCTCGGCGGCACGAAATGA
- a CDS encoding aa3-type cytochrome c oxidase subunit IV has product MADDNDDLRNEEFRAHLESYERFTMLTKYGTIAVVAILVLMAIFLL; this is encoded by the coding sequence GTGGCCGACGATAACGACGATCTTCGGAACGAAGAGTTCCGCGCCCATTTGGAATCCTATGAGCGTTTCACCATGCTGACGAAGTACGGCACCATCGCCGTCGTCGCCATCCTGGTTCTCATGGCGATCTTCCTGCTCTGA